Genomic window (Arthrobacter sp. StoSoilA2):
GTGCCGTCGTTCAGGGTGATTTCCACGGAACCGCCGAAGGCCTTCTCTGCGATGTCCAGGGAGTGGTAGCGGCGGGTCCACTCCGGGTCCTCCACGGTAGTGACCTTCTGCCAGAGTTCCACGGTGTCCGGGCGGGCTGCGCGTTCGGGGGCGTAGGAATCCACGTGGTGCCAGGCGCCGTCCTGCAGGGCGACGGTGAAGATGTACGGGATGGAGTGGTCCAGGGTTTCCCGCGATGCGGTGGGGGAGTACTTCTGGGGGTCGTTCGCGCCGGAACCGATCACGTAGTGCGTGTGGTGGCTGGTCTTGATCAACACGGATTTCACGTTGGCCGGGTCCGTGGTTTCCGGGTGCTCCTTGTGGAGTTTGCGGGCGAGGTCGATCCACGCCTGGGCCTGGTACTCGGCCGAGTGTTCCTTGGTGTAGGTGTCCAGGATGGCGCGTTTGGCTTCACCGGGCAGCGGCAGCGGGACTTCGTAGGAGGCGTCCGGGCCGTCCAGCATCCACGCGATCACCCCGTCTTCGCCTTCGTAGATCGGCACGGGGGAGGTCTGGCCGCGCATGGAACGGTCCACGGCTTCCACGGCCATCTTGCCCGCGAACGCCGGGGCGTGGGCCTTCCAGGTGGAGATTTCGCCCTTGCGGGACTGGCGGGTGGCCGTGGTGGTGTGAAGCGCCTGGCCCACGGACTGGAAGATCGTCTCAACATCCAATCCCAGGAGCGTGCCGATGCCCGCTGCAGCCGACGGGCCAAGGTGGGCCACGTGGTCGATCTTGTGCTTGTGCAGGCAGATCGCCTTGACCAGGTTCACCTGGATCTCGTAGCCGGTGGCAATACCGCGCACCAGGTCAGCACCGCTGGCGCCCACGTGCTGCGCGACGGCCAGGATCGGCGGGATGTTATCGCCCGGGTGCGAGTAGTCCGCGGCCAGGAACGTGTCGTGGTAGTCCAGTTCACGCACGGCCACCCCGTTCGCCCACGCAGCCCATTCAGGGGAAACCCGCTCGGTGATGCCGAAAACGTGCCCGCCCTTGCCGTTCGCGGACGGCCCGTGGGTCAGTGCCTGGGCGCGGGCCGCGACGATCGGTGCACGGTTCAACGAGGCGATCGCTACGGAGGCGTTGTCGATGATCCGGTTGATCACCATATCCGTGACCTCGGGGGTTACGTCGACGGGGTCGGCAGCGACCACGGCGATCTTGTGCGCCAACTGCTCCTCACGGGGGAGATTCTCTTCGGACTTGTAGACGCGGACGTGGTTGTTCTTGACCATGGTGCTCCTTCTAATGAGGGTCTTAGCGGGCCACATGAGCGGCCTTGACGTGGGTAAGGCTTCGGTGCAAATGAAGTGTGGTGGCGGCTTCGGCCAGCCGTGGATTCCCGGCGGCGATCGCTTCAGCAATGGCGGCATGCTCGGCCGCAGCGGCCTGGAGCCGGGCGGCGTCATCGGCCGCCAGGCGGCGAACCCGGACCAAATGGACCCGGAGGCTGCGCATGGCCTGGGCCAGGTAGGAGTTGGAGATTGCGGCATCGATCGCCTCGTCCAGCCGGCCAACCAACGCGTAATACTCGTGCCGTGCAGGATCCTCCTCGCTGAGCAGCTCCGGCGCCCGGAGCAGCTGCGCCTGCAGCTCGGCAAAAACGCCCGGCTCTCCGCGCTCTGCGGCCAGGGCTGCGGCCCGGACCTCCAGCGTTTCGCGAAGCTCGAACAGTTCGTCGATGCTGTCCAGCGAAATATCGGTGACGACGACGCCGCGCCCGCCTGCCGCCGTCGTCAATCCCTCAGCGGTGAGCCGGCCCAGCGCCTCCCGGACAGGCGTGCGGGAGACACCCAGCCGCTCGGACTGTTCTACTTCCGCGAGAACCGTGCCCGGCCGCAGGCGCCATTCAATGATGTCTTCACGAAGAGCCGCGTAGGCCCGATCACTGGCGCGCATGACTCCAGTGTATACATAAAGCCTGTGTTGTACAGGAAACAGCTCAAAATCGCGCGCCTATGTATACATGCCTAGCATGTGGCCACGTAGTACGCGTTGAACGGATCTTCCTCGAGCTCTTTGACTTCCACGCTGGTGAAGCCGGCTTCGCGGATCATGGCCGCTGCCAATTCCTTGCCCCAGACGGTTCCCAAACCCTCCCCGCCCTGTCCCAGGGAGACGGCCACGCAATGAAA
Coding sequences:
- a CDS encoding MmgE/PrpD family protein; the protein is MVKNNHVRVYKSEENLPREEQLAHKIAVVAADPVDVTPEVTDMVINRIIDNASVAIASLNRAPIVAARAQALTHGPSANGKGGHVFGITERVSPEWAAWANGVAVRELDYHDTFLAADYSHPGDNIPPILAVAQHVGASGADLVRGIATGYEIQVNLVKAICLHKHKIDHVAHLGPSAAAGIGTLLGLDVETIFQSVGQALHTTTATRQSRKGEISTWKAHAPAFAGKMAVEAVDRSMRGQTSPVPIYEGEDGVIAWMLDGPDASYEVPLPLPGEAKRAILDTYTKEHSAEYQAQAWIDLARKLHKEHPETTDPANVKSVLIKTSHHTHYVIGSGANDPQKYSPTASRETLDHSIPYIFTVALQDGAWHHVDSYAPERAARPDTVELWQKVTTVEDPEWTRRYHSLDIAEKAFGGSVEITLNDGTVITDEIAVADAHPLGARPFAREQYINKFRTLAAGLVEDAEIERFLAAVERVTELGPGELDQLNITAAPGVINLDAAPKGLF
- a CDS encoding GntR family transcriptional regulator; translation: MRASDRAYAALREDIIEWRLRPGTVLAEVEQSERLGVSRTPVREALGRLTAEGLTTAAGGRGVVVTDISLDSIDELFELRETLEVRAAALAAERGEPGVFAELQAQLLRAPELLSEEDPARHEYYALVGRLDEAIDAAISNSYLAQAMRSLRVHLVRVRRLAADDAARLQAAAAEHAAIAEAIAAGNPRLAEAATTLHLHRSLTHVKAAHVAR